One window of Sardina pilchardus chromosome 2, fSarPil1.1, whole genome shotgun sequence genomic DNA carries:
- the LOC134062648 gene encoding ras-related protein Rap-2b-like, with protein MREYKVVVLGSGGVGKSALTVQFVTGSFIEKYDPTIEDFYRKEIEVDSSPSVLEILDTAGTEQFASMRDLYIKNGQGFILVYSLVNQQSFQDIKPMRDQIIRVKRYERVPMILVGNKVDLESEREVSSGEGKALAADWNCPFIETSAKNKTLVDELFAEIVRQMNYTSAPHRDAKCCSCVVL; from the coding sequence ATGAGAGAATACAAAGTGGTCGTGCTCGGCTCCGGTGGAGTGGGAAAGTCAGCGCTGACTGTCCAGTTTGTTACAGGTTCCTTCATCGAGAAGTACGACCCGACAATCGAGGATTTTTACAGGAAGGAGATAGAAGTGGACTCTTCTCCTTCGGTACTGGAGATCTTGGACACGGCGGGCACGGAACAGTTCGCGTCTATGAGGGACCTCTACATAAAAAACGGCCAAGGATTCATACTGGTGTATAGCTTGGTGAACCAACAGAGTTTCCAAGATATAAAGCCAATGAGGGACCAGATTATCCGTGTGAAACGGTACGAGAGAGTGCCCATGATCTTGGTCGGGAATAAGGTGGACTtggaaagcgagagagaagtCTCTTCCGGCGAGGGCAAGGCGCTGGCTGCTGATTGGAATTGCCCGTTCATAGAAACCTCAGCAAAAAACAAGACGTTGGTCGACGAATTGTTTGCCGAAATTGTCAGGCAAATGAACTACACATCTGCACCTCACCGAGACGCTAAGTGTTGTTCTTGCGTCGTGTTGTGA